In Papaver somniferum cultivar HN1 unplaced genomic scaffold, ASM357369v1 unplaced-scaffold_114, whole genome shotgun sequence, a genomic segment contains:
- the LOC113328898 gene encoding uncharacterized protein LOC113328898: MIFLTPLGFRSIFHSVRRVGSSERVFSSPIVTATTLFRGGLVGIMVRRDNGRRQPIPGNSSKHGLGGNEQASERLRLLLAQRKGQELTSTPIYDDEIHPEQEEIAITVIDKETHTEQPEPTSTTVDDGTNSEKSAPGQQKKARKRRQKKKKKSLESNMSTDHSQAHPEQQESTIIIEKAAHPKQEVLTLTTVDGGTNSEKSVIEQQRKPRKHRQKKKSLESTMSTDQCQTHPEQQQQRKLSKRGQKKKSLLATMSTDQGQVRPEQQESTTIIEKTDHSEQQEIALTLIDKETHSEQLELTSTTVDGGTNPFSLLYVLEQQESTTIIEKTDHPDESPINSTQPTREGQVPEKSSGGLLDFIRVPKLSEYGTVEYIVIPTRSYWLEIIREDWGATDEEIKACIKAAPQRSRFKIEVCGSYLGHGVIVRANSRRNPIVVKCTVVDDRISPFYHELLGVSLGMKLAMKYKIVYFDLNCVSEVVAEYVMRTWDMKNECGCPPRDKKDYCVKCSESMLDAIGERQNADKISAVVDEIFYDALEFGEEGFLDFYLYPIKLSRAKAVCHLANSGVDRELRIHEIEEDAELAEILYKEVFGHGSEEEVGLQKQQLILRKQERKLQKQKNLAAERAYQESLWGQ, translated from the exons ATGATTTTTCTCACTCCTTTAGGTTTTAGATCAATTTTTCATTCCGTCCGGCGGGTTGGATCATCAGAGAGA GTTTTCTCCAGTCCAATAGTTACTGCTACTACTTTGTTTAGAGGAGGATTAGTTGGCATCATGGTTAGACGTGAT AATGGAAGGAGACAACCTATTCCGGGAAATTCTTCTAAACATGGTTTAGGAGGAAACGAGCAAGCGAGTGAAAGACTAAGGCTGTTGTTAGCTCAAAGA AAAGGACAAGAGCTAACTTCAACACCAATCTATGATGACGAAATTCACCCA GAACAAGAAGAGATAGCCATAACCGTAATCGACAAAGAAActcataca GAACAACCAGAGCCAACCTCAACGACAGTGGATGACGGAACAAATTCA GAAAAATCTGCCCCGGGACAGCAGAAAAAGGCTCGT AAACGtagacagaagaagaagaagaagagtctgGAAAGTAACATGAGTACGGATCATTCCCAAGCTCATCCA GAACAGCAAGAGTCTACAATAATAATTGAGAAAGCAGCTCACCCT AAACAAGAAGTGCTAACCTTAACAACAGTCGATGGCGGAACTAATTCA GAAAAATCTGTCATAGAACAGCAGAGGAAGCCTCGT AAACATAGACAGAAGAAGAAGAGTCTGGAAAGTACCATGAGCACAGATCAGTGCCAAACTCATCCA gaacagcagcagcagcgaaAGCTGAGT AAACGTGGACAGAAAAAGAAGAGTCTGCTAGCTACCATGAGTACAGATCAGGGCCAAGTTCGTCCA GAACAACAAGAGTCTACAACAATAATTGAGAAAACTGATCACTCT GAACAACAAGAGATAGCCTTAACATTAATCGACAAAGAAACTCATTCA GAACAACTAGAGTTGACCTCAACAACAGTTGATGGCGGCACTAATCCA TTTTCATTGCTATATGTGCTGGAACAGCAAGAGTCGACAACAATAATTGAGAAAACAGATCACCCT GACGAATCTCCCATAAATTCTACTCAGCCCACACGGGAGGGTCAGGTGCCTGAGAAGTCAAG TGGGGGTCTTCTAGATTTTATTAGGGTTCCTAAATTGAG TGAGTATGGAACTGTAGAGTACATTGTTATTCCAACACGTTCTTATTGGTTGGAGATCATTCGCGAGGATTGGGGAGCCACTGATGAGGAAATTAAAGCTTGTATTAAAGCTGCCCCTCAGCGATCACGATTCAAAATTGAAGTGTGTGGTTCCTATCTGGGACACGGGGTTATTGTGCGTGCTAATAGTAGGAGAAATCCAATAGTTGTTAAATGTACGGTTGTTGATGATCGTATTTCTCCGTTCTATCACGAGTTACTAGGAGTGTCTCTGGGTATGAAGCTCGCCATGAAATACAAaattgtctattttgatttgaattgcGTGTCTGAGGTTGTTGCAGAGTATGTTATGCGGACTTGGGATATGAAGAATGAATGTGGTTGCCCACCAAGAGATAAAAAGGACTATTGTGTCAAATGTTCAGAAAGTATGTTGGATGCTATTGGTGAAAGGCAGAACGCAGATAAAATTTCCGCTGTAgttgatgaaattttttatgatGCTTTAGAGTTTGGAGAGGAAGGTTTTCTAGACTTTTATCTATATCCTATTAAATTATCAAGAGCTAAAGCTGTTTGTCATTTAGCGAACTCAGGAGTAGACCGGGAGTTGAGAATTCATGAAATTGAAGAGGATGCAGAACTAGCGGAGATTCTTTATAAAGAAGTTTTTGGTCATGGATCTGAGGAGGAGGTGGGATTACAGAAACAACAGCTGATTTTGCGGAAACAAGAACGGAAATTGCAGAAACAAAAGAATTTGGCTGCAGAGCGTGCTTACCAAGAGAGCCTTTGGGGACAGTAA